From one Planococcus citri chromosome 3, ihPlaCitr1.1, whole genome shotgun sequence genomic stretch:
- the LOC135840951 gene encoding EF-hand domain-containing protein 1-like, with product MAREPFLPGFSFEDRQGKDYHLRQQFNIKNGYGIPKLNLESLTSREPTAFETTYDFIKFDPLERFTKITKSKPLPYKPHYVINDGKCLSFQGYFRADMPEFSPEKQFYRKINIVYYLEDDTITIMEPPVANAGYSQGRIVRRGRIPNPHTNETWHWKHLNTGIDIEIYGILYHISSCDQFTREYLLSQGIEVNENEDIPKNVTKDHSIRKFSYYYGTQDTSSQDKLYRFLQYDRKVLRFYALWDDRDNEFGDISHYKVHYYLIDDTVEIKQVKDKFKQNEPFHRLLSRTKLPKNYTPGTALQASASVACNNASDHEYYEPKDFTVGGTISVLGREFFLYDCDQFTRRYYRDCLKIEQPASISIRETCPEPVKKEIPPHTGIGQPEDTLQSCLSIVPKPPKKDIIHYIENTNKVLRYSAKMDSNVENDKDRKFIIQYSLADGKISIYEIKTLNSGFPSGYFLKSALVPKPLTLDDKVEYYSPADFAIDSKIEIFGRKFLITGADLAVYRYMEKRPEKFRPEIMKGVGEYLQREGIIDEEAKEVENVALNDE from the exons gGGAAAGATTATCACTTACGACAACAGTTCAACATCAAAAATGGCTACGGTATTCCAAAACTAAATCTTGAATCACTGACATCGAGAGAACCAACAGCTTTTGAAACAACTTACGACTTCATCAa ATTTGATCCGTTAGaaagatttacaaaaatcacTAAATCAAAACCATTACCTTACAAGCCGCATTATGTAATTAATGATGGCAAGTGTTTATCATTCCAAGGATATTTTAGAGCAGACATGCCAGAATTTAGTccagaaaaacaattttatcgTAAAATCAATATCGTGTACTATTTGGAAGATGATACAATAACTATAATGGAGCCACCGGTTGCT AATGCTGGTTATTCGCAAGGTAGAATTGTCCGCAGAGGTCGTATACCTAATCCACATACTAATGAAACATGGCACTGGAAACATTTGAATACTGGAATCGATATCGAAATATATGGTATATTGTATCATATTAGTAGTTGCGATCAATTCACTAGA GAATATTTGCTGAGTCAAGGCATCGAAGTTAACGAGAATGAAGATATTCCAAAGAACGTTACGAAAGATCACTCTATACGGAAATTTAGCTATTATTATGGCACACAGGACACATCGTCGCAAGATAAATTGTACAGATTTTTACAATATGACAGAAAAGTGCTAAG ATTTTACGCTTTGTGGGATGATCGAGATAATGAATTTGGAGATATAAGTCATTACAAAgttcattattatttaattGATGATACCGTTGAAATCAAACAAGTTAAGGATAAGTTTAAACAAAATGAGCCATTTCACAGACTCTTGAGTAggacaaaactgccaaaaaattatacaccaggaacag CATTACAAGCCAGTGCGTCAGTGGCATGCAACAATGCTTCTGATCATGAATACTACGAACCAAAAGATTTTACTGTCGGAGGTACCATTTCAGTATTGGGAAGAGA ATTTTTTCTGTACGATTGCGATCAGTTTACCAGACGTTATTACAGAGATTGTTTGAAAATAGAACAACCAGCGTCGATCAGCATCAGAGAAACATGTCCCGAACCTgtgaaaaaa GAAATTCCACCCCACACTGGGATCGGTCAACCTGAAGATACTTTACAATCTTGCTTATCCATTGTTCCAAAACCGCCGAAAAAAGATATAATTCATTATATCGAGAACACGAACAAG GTACTCAGATACTCGGCCAAAATGGATTCGAATGTGGAGAACGACAAGGAtagaaaattcatcattcagtACTCTCTGGCCGAtggaaaaatctcaatttaCGAAATTAAAACATTAAACTCGGGGTTTCCGTctgggtattttttaaaatcagccTTAGTACCGAAACCACTTACGTTGGACGATAAAGTCGAATATTACTCGCCGGCAGATTtcgctatag attctaaaattgaaatatttggacgaaaatttttgataactggagCAGATTTGGCAGTTTATCGATACATGGAAAAAAGGCCAGAAAAATTCCGTCCAGAAATTATGAAAGGTGTTGGAGAATATTTACAACGCGAGGGCATTATTGACGAAGAAGCTAAAGAAGTCGAAAATGTTGCCCTTAACGATGAATAA
- the LOC135840953 gene encoding uncharacterized protein LOC135840953: MGYVMLDFFSLVFTIVLHFPFFAHNLLKGAGLPANKKGKRRSEDILVPVIVFGIILFLRSYFTFIVFSYYRELNDSVSDLETSPEISEESLTPNIDNGTTKRSTIRSAYVLVNDT; encoded by the exons GATACGTGATGTTGGATTTTTTCTCGCTAGTTTTTACAATTGTGCTTCATTTTCCTTTCTTTGCCCATAATCTGCTTAAAGGCGCAGGACTACCAGCGAACAAGAAAGGAAAAAGACGTTCAGAAGATATTCTCGTGCCTGTGATTGTTTTCGGTATAATATTGT tTCTTCGATCTTATTTTACATTCATCGTGTTCAGTTATTACCGCGAACTGAATGACTCAGTGAGTGATTTGGAAACATCTCCTGAAATAAGTGAAGAATCTCTAACTCCTAATATAGATAACGGTACAACTAAAAGATCGACGATAAGATCTGCATACGTATTAGTGAACGATACTTGA